Proteins encoded in a region of the Salipiger sp. CCB-MM3 genome:
- the tpiA gene encoding triose-phosphate isomerase, whose translation MRRKLAAGNWKMNGLAAALEQIEAMAPAASGDAEVLICPPATLLAQAAALKGDIAIGGQDCHASESGAHTGDISAPMLKDAGASYVILGHSERRTDHDEHDDEIRAKTRAAWDAGLTAVVCVGESLAEREASNTLDIIGGQLAGSIPDGATGHNLVVAYEPIWAIGTGKVPTTDQIGEVHDFMRARLEKRFGEGVGRSVRLLYGGSVKPGNAAEIFAVSNVDGALVGGASLKADDFVPIIEALGHA comes from the coding sequence ATGCGCAGGAAACTTGCCGCCGGAAACTGGAAGATGAACGGGCTGGCCGCCGCCCTCGAGCAGATCGAGGCGATGGCCCCCGCCGCCAGTGGCGACGCCGAGGTGCTGATCTGCCCGCCCGCCACGCTGCTGGCGCAGGCCGCTGCGCTGAAGGGCGACATCGCGATCGGCGGGCAGGACTGCCACGCCAGCGAGTCGGGGGCCCATACCGGCGACATCTCCGCCCCGATGCTGAAGGATGCAGGCGCGAGCTATGTGATCCTCGGCCACTCCGAGCGCCGCACCGACCACGACGAACATGACGACGAGATCCGCGCCAAGACCCGCGCCGCATGGGACGCCGGGCTGACCGCCGTGGTCTGCGTCGGCGAGAGCCTCGCCGAGCGAGAGGCCTCCAACACACTCGACATCATCGGCGGGCAGTTGGCGGGCTCGATCCCCGACGGCGCCACCGGCCACAACCTCGTGGTCGCCTACGAGCCGATCTGGGCGATCGGCACCGGCAAAGTCCCGACCACCGACCAGATCGGCGAGGTGCATGACTTCATGCGCGCGCGTCTCGAAAAGCGCTTCGGCGAAGGTGTGGGCCGCTCGGTGCGCCTGCTCTACGGCGGCTCGGTGAAGCCCGGCAATGCCGCCGAGATCTTCGCCGTGTCCAATGTCGACGGCGCGCTGGTTGGCGGCGCCAGCCTCAAGGCGGATGATTTCGTGCCGATCATCGAGGCGCTAGGGCACGCCTAG
- a CDS encoding TM2 domain-containing protein, with amino-acid sequence MSLTTEDKILIEQRVANDSKSTGVTYALWLFLGLLGIHRFYLGRTGSAVGMLLLNIVGAFTWMIGVGFVLYFILGIWWLVDAFLIPGMISADKDAIRAQYTH; translated from the coding sequence ATGAGCCTGACTACAGAAGACAAAATTCTTATCGAACAACGCGTTGCCAACGACAGTAAATCCACGGGCGTTACCTATGCGCTTTGGTTATTCCTTGGCCTCCTTGGCATTCACCGCTTCTATCTCGGCCGGACCGGCAGTGCAGTCGGCATGCTCTTGCTGAATATTGTCGGGGCATTCACCTGGATGATCGGCGTCGGCTTCGTCCTGTATTTCATTCTCGGGATTTGGTGGCTGGTCGATGCATTCCTGATTCCCGGAATGATCAGCGCCGACAAAGACGCAATTCGCGCACAATACACCCACTGA
- a CDS encoding TRAP transporter large permease encodes MEVLLLFICIIGLMLIGLPIAVSLGLSSIIFLLALSDTSLASVAQSMFQAMAGHYTLLAIPFFILASSFMSTGGVARRIIRFSISLVGHFHGGLAIAGVFACMLFAALSGSSPATVVAIGSIVIAGMRQVGYTKDFAAGVIANAGTLGILIPPSIVMVVYASATDVSVGRMFLAGVIPGLLAGTMLMITIYAIARIRGLPKGEWMGWGEAIRSGREAAWGLFLIVIILGGIYGGIFTPTEAAAVAAVYAFFIANFVYRDMGPLAGKDGAPNLPLIKKPIALVTVFFHRDTRDTLFEAGKLTITLMFIIANALILKHVLTDEQIPQQIAAAMLDAGFGPVIFLVIVNVILLIGGQFMEPSGLLVIVAPLVFPIAIELGIDPIHLGIIMVVNMEIGMITPPVGLNLFVTSGVAGMPMMRVVKAALPFLAVLFVFLIMVTYIPWLSTWLPTTFMGPEIITN; translated from the coding sequence ATGGAAGTACTTCTCCTTTTCATCTGCATCATCGGACTGATGCTGATCGGCCTGCCCATCGCGGTGTCGCTGGGCCTGTCGTCGATCATCTTCCTGCTGGCGCTGTCGGACACCTCGCTCGCCTCGGTGGCGCAGTCGATGTTCCAGGCCATGGCGGGGCACTATACGCTGCTCGCCATTCCCTTCTTCATCCTCGCCTCGTCGTTCATGTCGACGGGCGGTGTGGCGCGGCGGATCATCCGCTTCTCGATCTCGCTGGTCGGCCATTTCCACGGCGGCCTCGCCATCGCCGGCGTCTTCGCCTGCATGCTCTTCGCGGCGCTCTCGGGCTCGTCGCCCGCGACCGTGGTGGCCATCGGCTCGATCGTCATCGCCGGCATGCGGCAGGTGGGCTATACCAAGGATTTCGCGGCGGGCGTCATCGCCAACGCGGGCACCCTTGGCATCCTCATCCCGCCGTCGATCGTGATGGTGGTCTATGCCTCGGCCACGGATGTGTCGGTGGGGCGGATGTTCCTTGCCGGCGTGATCCCGGGCCTTCTGGCGGGCACCATGCTGATGATCACCATCTACGCCATCGCCCGCATCCGCGGCCTGCCGAAGGGCGAATGGATGGGCTGGGGCGAGGCGATCCGCTCGGGCCGCGAGGCGGCATGGGGTCTCTTCCTCATCGTCATCATCCTCGGCGGCATCTATGGCGGTATCTTCACCCCGACCGAGGCCGCTGCCGTGGCCGCCGTCTACGCCTTCTTCATCGCCAACTTCGTCTATCGTGACATGGGGCCGCTGGCGGGCAAGGACGGGGCGCCGAACCTGCCGCTGATCAAGAAGCCGATCGCGCTGGTCACCGTCTTCTTCCACCGCGACACCCGCGACACGCTCTTCGAGGCGGGCAAGCTGACGATCACGCTGATGTTCATCATCGCCAACGCGCTGATCCTCAAGCACGTGCTGACCGACGAGCAGATCCCGCAGCAGATCGCCGCGGCGATGCTCGACGCGGGCTTCGGGCCAGTGATCTTCCTGGTGATCGTCAACGTGATCCTGCTGATCGGCGGCCAGTTCATGGAGCCCTCGGGCCTGCTGGTGATCGTCGCGCCGCTGGTCTTCCCGATCGCCATCGAGCTCGGCATCGATCCGATCCACCTCGGCATCATCATGGTGGTCAACATGGAGATCGGCATGATCACCCCGCCGGTCGGCCTCAACCTCTTCGTCACCTCGGGCGTTGCGGGCATGCCGATGATGCGGGTGGTGAAGGCGGCGCTGCCCTTCCTCGCGGTGCTCTTCGTCTTCCTGATCATGGTGACCTACATCCCGTGGCTGTCCACTTGGCTGCCGACCACCTTCATGGGCCCCGAGATCATCACCAACTGA
- a CDS encoding TRAP transporter small permease, producing MSNITHGGSPLGRFVNELEESAIALILGLMTIITFINVVLRYGFNTGLIWGLEAVTFLFAWLVLFGVSYAVKVTAHLGVDAVTSLLPTPLRRTFAIIAAVLCIFYAFLLFKGAWDYWANFANLPQTTGRWFPTGFEEMKRTSYRSWYEVVDIPMPEWLRFIEPMINEGEHYEKLPRFIPYFMLPFGMALLLFRFVQAGVRIWTGKQDSLIVSHEAEDAIDDVAHMNRED from the coding sequence ATGTCCAACATCACCCACGGCGGCTCGCCACTCGGCCGCTTCGTCAACGAGCTGGAGGAATCGGCGATTGCGCTGATCCTCGGGCTGATGACCATCATCACCTTCATCAACGTGGTCCTGCGCTACGGGTTCAACACCGGCCTGATCTGGGGCCTCGAAGCGGTCACCTTCCTGTTTGCCTGGCTGGTGCTCTTCGGCGTGAGCTACGCGGTGAAGGTCACCGCGCATCTCGGCGTCGATGCGGTCACCAGCCTGCTGCCCACGCCGCTGCGCCGGACTTTCGCGATCATCGCAGCTGTGCTCTGCATCTTCTACGCCTTCCTGCTGTTCAAGGGCGCGTGGGACTATTGGGCCAATTTCGCCAACCTGCCGCAGACCACCGGCCGCTGGTTCCCCACCGGCTTTGAAGAGATGAAACGCACCTCCTACCGCTCGTGGTACGAGGTGGTCGACATCCCGATGCCCGAGTGGCTGCGCTTCATCGAGCCGATGATCAACGAGGGCGAGCACTACGAAAAGCTGCCCCGCTTCATCCCCTATTTCATGCTGCCCTTCGGCATGGCGCTGCTGCTCTTCCGCTTCGTCCAGGCCGGGGTCCGTATCTGGACCGGAAAGCAGGACAGCCTGATCGTCAGTCACGAGGCCGAAGACGCCATCGATGACGTTGCCCACATGAACCGCGAGGACTGA
- a CDS encoding TRAP transporter substrate-binding protein, protein MKKFLMTAAAVSALVSGTQAATAACDDGEIVVKFSHVTNTDKHPKGIAAQLFADRVNEEMDGKACVEVFPNSTLYNDDQVLEAMLNGDVQMAAPSLSKFEQFTKVFRIFDLPFMFKNMEAVDAFQNSEIGQEMKEVMVRRGLLGLGFWHNGMKQLSANKPLIEPADAKGLKFRVQPSEVLKAQFAALDASPQPMAFSEVYGALQTGVVDGQENTWSNIYGQKFFEVQDGTTETNHGVLDYMVVTSADWWDSLPEDVREQMGTILDEVTTERNAAIAEVDADNRQAVLDAGGEIRELSPEERAAWLDVMKPVWDQFTDDVGQENIDAAQEFNAQF, encoded by the coding sequence ATGAAAAAGTTTCTGATGACCGCAGCGGCGGTGAGCGCACTCGTGTCCGGCACGCAGGCTGCAACGGCGGCCTGTGACGACGGCGAGATCGTGGTCAAGTTCAGCCATGTGACCAACACCGACAAACACCCCAAGGGCATCGCGGCGCAGCTCTTCGCCGACCGCGTGAACGAAGAGATGGACGGCAAGGCCTGTGTCGAGGTCTTCCCGAACTCCACGCTCTACAACGACGATCAGGTGCTCGAGGCGATGCTGAACGGCGACGTTCAGATGGCCGCGCCCTCGCTGTCGAAGTTCGAACAGTTCACCAAAGTGTTCCGCATTTTCGACCTGCCGTTCATGTTCAAGAACATGGAAGCCGTGGACGCCTTCCAGAACAGCGAAATCGGTCAGGAAATGAAAGAGGTTATGGTGCGCCGCGGCCTGCTGGGCCTCGGGTTCTGGCACAATGGCATGAAGCAGCTTTCGGCCAACAAGCCGCTGATCGAGCCGGCGGACGCCAAGGGCCTGAAGTTCCGCGTGCAGCCGTCGGAAGTGCTGAAAGCGCAGTTCGCCGCGCTCGACGCCTCGCCGCAGCCCATGGCCTTCTCGGAGGTTTACGGCGCGCTGCAGACCGGCGTTGTCGACGGTCAGGAAAACACCTGGTCGAACATCTACGGCCAGAAGTTCTTTGAAGTGCAGGACGGCACCACCGAAACCAACCACGGCGTGCTCGACTATATGGTCGTGACCTCCGCCGACTGGTGGGACAGCCTGCCCGAGGACGTGCGCGAGCAGATGGGCACCATCCTCGACGAGGTGACCACCGAGCGTAACGCGGCCATCGCCGAAGTGGACGCCGACAACCGTCAGGCGGTGCTGGACGCGGGCGGCGAGATCCGCGAGCTGAGCCCCGAAGAGCGCGCCGCATGGCTCGACGTGATGAAGCCCGTCTGGGACCAGTTCACCGATGACGTCGGCCAAGAAAACATCGACGCCGCGCAGGAGTTCAACGCGCAGTTCTGA
- a CDS encoding sigma-54-dependent transcriptional regulator — translation MTRRVLLVDDDAAVREALGQTLELADLDAVTAGSFVECKELIEPGFEGVIVSDIRMPGRDGFHLLDYAHRQDPELPVILLTGEGDIPMAVRAMAAGAFDFLEKPCAPADLTAVVERALRTRALVLENRRLKAELETGDAAARLLFGTSRKADALRARCRVAARAGTDVLVTGAPGSGISKVAEVVHLCSPRAKGPFEKRSAAGLSRDALNELWPSCAGGSLFLDEIGQLPKDSQLALIDRLDEGGARLIAGSVDDLAAKVAEGALSAELFYRLEVMQIQIPALAERPDDIPVLFRHYVAQAAEQAGLQPPEITDEITNGLIARDWPGNTRALMSAAMRFALGLAESGDEGEGLGLAERMAQVERSLLIEALKRTGGQASAAAQALKLPRKTFYDKLAKYGIRAEEFR, via the coding sequence ATGACACGGCGCGTATTGCTTGTGGATGATGATGCGGCGGTGCGCGAGGCGCTCGGCCAGACGCTGGAGCTGGCTGATCTTGATGCGGTGACGGCGGGCAGTTTCGTCGAGTGCAAGGAACTGATCGAGCCGGGGTTCGAAGGGGTGATCGTCTCGGACATCCGGATGCCGGGGCGCGACGGGTTTCACTTGCTCGACTATGCCCACCGGCAGGATCCCGAGCTGCCGGTGATCCTGCTGACCGGCGAGGGCGACATCCCGATGGCGGTGCGCGCGATGGCGGCGGGGGCCTTTGATTTTCTTGAAAAACCCTGCGCGCCCGCCGATCTGACGGCTGTGGTCGAACGCGCGCTGCGCACCCGCGCACTGGTGCTGGAGAACCGCCGTCTGAAGGCGGAACTGGAGACCGGCGACGCTGCGGCGCGGCTGCTCTTTGGCACCTCGCGCAAGGCCGATGCGCTGCGTGCACGCTGCCGGGTGGCGGCGCGTGCCGGGACCGATGTGCTGGTCACCGGCGCGCCCGGCTCGGGCATCTCGAAGGTGGCCGAGGTGGTGCATCTTTGCTCGCCCCGCGCCAAAGGGCCGTTCGAGAAACGCTCTGCGGCAGGGCTCAGCCGCGACGCGCTGAACGAGCTTTGGCCCAGTTGTGCGGGCGGCAGCCTGTTCCTCGATGAGATTGGCCAGCTTCCCAAGGACAGCCAGTTGGCGCTGATCGACCGGCTCGACGAAGGCGGCGCGCGGCTGATCGCGGGTTCGGTGGATGATCTTGCGGCCAAGGTCGCGGAGGGGGCGCTTTCGGCGGAACTGTTTTACCGCCTTGAGGTGATGCAGATCCAGATCCCGGCGCTGGCTGAGCGTCCGGACGATATCCCCGTGCTGTTCCGCCACTACGTTGCGCAGGCCGCCGAGCAGGCCGGGCTGCAACCGCCCGAGATCACCGACGAGATCACCAATGGGCTGATCGCACGCGACTGGCCGGGCAACACCCGCGCGCTGATGTCGGCGGCGATGCGCTTTGCCTTGGGGCTGGCCGAAAGCGGCGATGAAGGCGAGGGGCTGGGGCTGGCCGAGCGCATGGCGCAGGTCGAGCGTTCGTTGCTGATCGAGGCGCTCAAGCGCACCGGCGGGCAGGCCAGCGCCGCGGCTCAGGCGCTGAAGCTGCCGCGCAAGACCTTCTACGACAAGCTCGCCAAATACGGCATCCGCGCCGAGGAGTTTCGCTGA
- a CDS encoding sensor histidine kinase, with protein sequence MNWSLLTRSRAAWLVLTLAFVAALSGAVWHYGYLQALGPLAARGQSDLELASDRLVSQLQRFREFAVLTVRHPALEALHEGGSRGTAEAMLLGAADRTGAVSAFYMDASGELLASSGGPLPGDVPRSSYFRRALTGALGVAHGEGPGEAERVFYYAAPSFAPAGEVRGVLVVVVDAAVLERDWRGSLPAVFFLDESGTVFVTNRTELLGWRREGDGMLSPSGRHYVTETIQHGSHEIVAQNWSSYIPARALRRTADLPVINMTGVLMIDVRPARRYALLQSAAVGAGALFFLALLWFAVERRQALAAINLALEQRVSERTRDLEEANLALRREVVERQEAEAALKRTQAELVQASKLSALGKMSAGISHELNQPLMAIRSFAENGAAFLDRGKPERAAENLGRISDMAGRMGRIIKNLRAFAKAEPGPAHRVGLASVVEQALELMQRRIDSTGTKVDWQRPACPAIVMGGEVRLSQVVVNLISNALDAMQGGPDRRLHLRISHDDAAGLVRLTVRDSGPGIAEPDRIFDPFYSTKEVGPEEGMGLGLSISYGIVEGFGGKLRGTNLPGGGAEFTLDLRQAEELA encoded by the coding sequence ATGAACTGGAGCCTGCTGACCCGGAGCCGCGCCGCATGGCTGGTGCTGACGCTCGCCTTCGTGGCCGCGCTGTCGGGCGCGGTCTGGCATTATGGCTACCTGCAGGCGCTGGGGCCGCTGGCGGCGCGCGGGCAGAGCGATCTGGAACTGGCCTCGGATCGTCTGGTCAGCCAGTTGCAGCGGTTCCGCGAGTTTGCCGTGCTCACCGTGCGCCACCCGGCGCTTGAGGCGCTGCACGAAGGCGGCTCGCGCGGCACTGCCGAAGCGATGCTGCTCGGTGCTGCCGACCGGACCGGCGCGGTCAGCGCCTTTTACATGGATGCCTCGGGCGAGCTTCTGGCCTCTTCGGGCGGGCCGCTGCCGGGTGATGTGCCGCGTAGCAGCTATTTCCGCCGCGCGCTCACCGGCGCGCTTGGCGTTGCCCATGGCGAGGGGCCGGGCGAGGCGGAGCGGGTGTTCTACTACGCCGCGCCCAGTTTTGCTCCCGCAGGCGAAGTGCGCGGGGTGCTGGTGGTGGTGGTCGATGCGGCGGTGCTCGAACGCGATTGGCGCGGCTCGCTTCCGGCGGTGTTCTTCCTTGATGAAAGCGGCACGGTGTTTGTCACCAACCGCACCGAGCTTTTGGGATGGCGGCGCGAAGGGGACGGGATGCTCTCGCCCTCGGGGCGTCACTATGTCACCGAAACGATCCAGCACGGCAGCCACGAGATCGTGGCGCAGAACTGGTCGTCCTATATTCCCGCCCGCGCCCTGCGCCGCACCGCCGATCTGCCTGTGATCAATATGACCGGCGTGCTGATGATCGACGTGCGCCCGGCGCGGCGCTACGCGCTGCTGCAATCGGCGGCGGTCGGGGCGGGGGCGCTGTTCTTTCTTGCGCTGCTGTGGTTCGCGGTGGAGCGGCGGCAGGCGCTGGCGGCGATCAACCTTGCGCTCGAGCAGCGGGTTTCGGAACGGACGCGTGATCTTGAAGAGGCGAACCTCGCGCTGCGCCGCGAGGTGGTCGAGCGGCAGGAAGCCGAGGCGGCGCTCAAGCGCACGCAGGCCGAACTGGTGCAGGCGTCCAAGCTTTCGGCGCTTGGTAAGATGAGCGCGGGGATCAGCCACGAGCTCAACCAGCCGCTAATGGCGATCCGCTCGTTCGCCGAGAACGGCGCGGCGTTCCTCGACCGGGGCAAGCCCGAGCGCGCCGCCGAGAACCTCGGGCGGATCAGCGACATGGCCGGGAGGATGGGCCGGATCATCAAGAACCTGCGCGCCTTCGCCAAGGCCGAGCCGGGACCTGCGCATCGGGTCGGGCTGGCCTCTGTGGTCGAGCAGGCGCTGGAGCTTATGCAGCGCCGCATTGACAGCACCGGCACCAAAGTGGACTGGCAGCGCCCCGCGTGCCCGGCCATCGTCATGGGCGGCGAGGTGCGGCTGAGCCAAGTGGTGGTGAACCTCATCTCCAATGCGCTCGACGCCATGCAAGGCGGGCCGGACCGCAGGCTGCACCTGCGGATCAGCCATGACGATGCGGCGGGTCTGGTGCGGCTGACGGTGCGCGACAGCGGGCCGGGAATTGCCGAGCCGGACCGCATCTTCGATCCCTTCTATTCGACCAAGGAGGTCGGCCCCGAAGAGGGCATGGGGCTGGGGCTTTCGATCTCCTATGGGATCGTCGAAGGTTTTGGCGGCAAACTGCGGGGCACCAACCTGCCCGGCGGCGGTGCGGAATTCACGCTCGATCTTAGACAGGCAGAGGAACTGGCATGA
- a CDS encoding cytochrome P450 yields the protein MRRFSRSPTDPAFVQDPYPFYDEMRAAGDLAYWDDYAMPCAVSHRAVSALLKDRRFGREVPPEMARDIPAHQAPFYAVEAHSMLELEPPRHTRLRGLVLRAFTSRRIKALGPEIAELAHRLIDEMPEGEIDLLPAFCQPIPVIVIARLLGVPEEMAPQLLRWSADMVGMYQARRDMAMELAAASAATEFSDFLRGYVNERRKVPGDDLLSHLIAAEEDGEKLSTDELITTCILLLNAGHEATVHTMGNGIKTLLEEGVAITEENAAPVVEEVLRFDPPLHMFTRFAYEEVEAYGHSFKRGDQVALLLGAANRDPAVWADPARFDPSRAVVTSTSFGGGLHFCVGAPLARLELVTALPILFDRLKGMKLAGVPKYADLYHFHGLEALRVMR from the coding sequence ATGAGACGCTTTTCCCGATCCCCGACCGATCCCGCCTTCGTGCAGGACCCCTACCCGTTCTACGACGAGATGCGCGCTGCAGGTGATCTCGCCTATTGGGACGACTATGCAATGCCCTGCGCGGTGTCGCATCGCGCGGTCTCGGCGCTGCTGAAGGACCGCCGCTTTGGCCGCGAGGTGCCGCCCGAGATGGCGCGCGACATTCCCGCGCATCAGGCGCCCTTCTACGCGGTCGAAGCGCATTCCATGCTGGAGCTTGAGCCGCCGCGCCACACCCGTCTGCGCGGGCTAGTGCTGCGCGCCTTCACCTCGCGCCGGATCAAGGCGCTGGGGCCCGAGATCGCCGAACTGGCGCACCGGCTGATCGACGAGATGCCCGAGGGTGAGATCGACCTGCTGCCCGCCTTCTGCCAGCCGATCCCGGTGATCGTCATCGCGCGGCTGCTGGGCGTGCCCGAGGAGATGGCGCCGCAACTGCTGCGCTGGTCGGCGGATATGGTCGGCATGTATCAGGCCCGGCGCGACATGGCGATGGAGCTTGCCGCCGCCAGCGCCGCCACCGAGTTCTCGGACTTCCTGCGCGGCTATGTGAACGAGCGGCGCAAGGTGCCGGGGGACGATCTGCTGTCGCATCTGATCGCCGCCGAAGAGGATGGCGAGAAGCTCTCGACCGACGAGCTGATCACCACCTGCATTCTGCTGCTCAACGCCGGGCATGAGGCGACGGTCCACACCATGGGCAACGGCATCAAGACGCTGCTCGAAGAGGGCGTGGCAATCACCGAAGAAAACGCCGCGCCAGTGGTCGAGGAAGTGCTGCGCTTCGACCCGCCGCTGCATATGTTCACCCGTTTCGCCTATGAGGAGGTCGAGGCCTATGGCCACAGCTTCAAGCGCGGCGATCAGGTGGCCTTGCTGCTGGGCGCGGCGAACCGCGATCCTGCGGTCTGGGCCGATCCTGCACGCTTCGATCCCTCGCGCGCGGTGGTGACGAGCACCAGCTTTGGCGGCGGTCTGCATTTCTGCGTCGGCGCGCCGCTGGCGCGGCTGGAACTGGTGACCGCTCTGCCGATCCTTTTTGACCGGCTGAAGGGAATGAAGCTGGCCGGAGTGCCGAAATACGCCGACCTCTACCATTTCCACGGGCTCGAGGCGCTGCGGGTCATGCGCTGA
- a CDS encoding ribonuclease J, whose protein sequence is MSSERIIYLPLGGAGEIGMNAYVYGYGKPGEERLILVDIGVAFPDMDTTPGVDIIFADITWLKENRERLEAVFITHAHEDHVGAIGHCFEDLGVPVYARAFTANIARGKLAEYGHSPETVTTVSPWPETTKAGPFTVGFLPISHSIPESSGLVIDTPGGRLIHTGDFKLDSDPVVGEAFDPTLWGEVASKGVKALICDSTNVFSPNPGRSEITVGPEIETLISSAPQMVVATTFASNVARVKTLAEAGERAGRSICLLGRAMRRMIEAAIETGVVSSFPKVISPEDATQIPRENVMLIVTGSQGERRAASAQLARGKYNGIELKEGDLFLFSSKTIPGNEKGVIHIMNSLSEKGVDIVDDNGGKYHVSGHANRPDLERMQDIVNPQIVVPMHGEHRHLREHMKLAEGLGRAGVLAINGTMVDLSGNQPTVAGYVETGRTYLDGSVQIGAMDGIVRDRIRMALNGHVVVTVILDEEDEPLGEPWCELKGLPEIGRSNAPLVDILEEDLAQFLGRAGEKTLTDDDKLEEGMRRIVRNSAVNEIGKKPEVTVVISRLS, encoded by the coding sequence ATGAGCAGTGAACGCATCATCTACCTCCCTCTGGGGGGCGCCGGCGAGATCGGCATGAACGCCTATGTCTACGGATACGGCAAACCGGGCGAGGAACGGCTGATCCTCGTCGACATCGGTGTCGCCTTTCCCGACATGGACACGACCCCCGGCGTCGACATCATCTTCGCCGACATCACCTGGCTAAAAGAGAACCGCGAGCGGCTGGAAGCGGTGTTCATCACCCACGCCCACGAGGACCACGTGGGCGCCATCGGCCATTGTTTCGAGGACCTCGGCGTGCCGGTCTATGCCCGCGCCTTCACCGCCAATATCGCCCGCGGCAAGCTGGCGGAATACGGCCATTCGCCCGAGACGGTCACCACCGTGTCGCCCTGGCCCGAAACCACCAAGGCGGGTCCCTTCACCGTCGGCTTCCTGCCGATCTCGCACTCGATCCCGGAAAGCTCGGGTCTGGTGATCGACACGCCCGGCGGGCGGCTCATCCACACCGGCGACTTCAAGCTCGACAGCGATCCGGTGGTGGGCGAGGCCTTCGACCCGACGCTCTGGGGCGAGGTCGCCTCGAAAGGGGTGAAGGCGCTGATCTGCGACTCGACCAACGTCTTCTCGCCCAACCCCGGGCGCAGCGAGATCACCGTCGGCCCCGAGATCGAGACACTGATCTCCAGCGCGCCGCAGATGGTTGTCGCCACCACCTTCGCGTCGAACGTGGCGCGGGTGAAGACGCTGGCCGAGGCCGGTGAGCGGGCCGGGCGCTCGATCTGCCTGCTGGGCCGCGCCATGCGGCGGATGATCGAGGCGGCGATCGAGACCGGCGTGGTCAGCTCTTTCCCCAAGGTGATCTCGCCCGAGGATGCGACGCAGATCCCGCGTGAGAACGTCATGCTGATCGTCACCGGCTCGCAGGGCGAGCGCCGGGCGGCCTCGGCGCAGCTGGCACGCGGCAAATACAACGGCATCGAGCTGAAAGAGGGCGATCTGTTCCTCTTCTCGTCGAAGACCATTCCGGGCAACGAGAAGGGCGTGATCCACATCATGAACTCGCTGTCCGAGAAGGGCGTCGACATCGTCGATGACAACGGCGGCAAGTATCACGTCTCGGGCCACGCCAACCGCCCCGATCTGGAGCGGATGCAGGACATCGTGAACCCGCAGATCGTCGTGCCGATGCACGGCGAGCACCGCCACCTCCGCGAGCACATGAAGCTGGCCGAAGGGCTGGGCCGCGCCGGGGTTCTGGCGATCAACGGCACGATGGTGGATCTGTCGGGCAATCAGCCCACCGTGGCGGGCTATGTGGAGACGGGCCGCACCTATCTCGACGGTTCGGTGCAGATCGGCGCGATGGACGGCATCGTGCGCGACCGTATCCGCATGGCGCTCAATGGCCATGTGGTGGTGACGGTGATCCTCGACGAGGAAGACGAGCCGCTGGGCGAGCCGTGGTGCGAGTTGAAGGGCCTGCCCGAGATCGGCCGTTCGAACGCGCCGCTGGTGGACATCCTCGAAGAGGATCTGGCGCAGTTCCTTGGCCGCGCCGGAGAGAAGACACTGACCGATGACGACAAGCTCGAGGAAGGCATGCGCCGCATCGTGCGCAACTCGGCGGTCAATGAGATCGGCAAAAAGCCCGAGGTGACGGTGGTGATCAGCCGCCTGTCGTAA
- a CDS encoding type III pantothenate kinase — translation MLLAIDCGNTNTVFSIWDGARFLATWRTSTEHQRTADQYYVWLSTLMAFQKIEAEITDVIVSSTVPRVVFNLRVLADRYFNTRALVVGKPDVELPVEVRVDLGTNVGPDRLVNTVAGFDLYGGDLIVVDFGTATTFDVVAQDGAYEGGVIAPGVNLSLEALHQAAAALPHVDITKPQRVVGTNTVACMQSGVFWGYVGLVREICARIKAERDRPMRVISTGGLAPLFQQAEDLFDDWREDLTMHGLTVIHTYNLGRSQST, via the coding sequence ATGCTTCTGGCCATCGATTGCGGCAATACCAACACCGTGTTCTCGATCTGGGACGGGGCGCGCTTCCTTGCGACCTGGCGCACCTCGACCGAGCACCAGCGCACCGCCGACCAATATTACGTCTGGCTCTCGACGCTGATGGCGTTTCAGAAGATCGAGGCCGAGATCACCGATGTGATCGTCTCCTCCACTGTCCCGCGCGTGGTGTTCAACCTGCGGGTTCTGGCGGATCGTTATTTCAACACCCGCGCGCTGGTGGTGGGCAAGCCCGACGTGGAACTGCCCGTCGAGGTGCGCGTGGATCTGGGCACCAATGTGGGCCCCGACCGTCTGGTGAACACCGTGGCGGGCTTTGACCTTTACGGCGGCGATCTCATCGTCGTCGACTTCGGCACCGCGACCACCTTCGACGTGGTGGCGCAGGACGGCGCCTATGAGGGCGGGGTGATTGCGCCCGGCGTGAACCTCAGCCTTGAGGCGCTGCATCAGGCCGCCGCCGCGCTGCCGCATGTGGACATCACCAAGCCGCAGCGGGTGGTGGGAACCAATACCGTCGCCTGCATGCAGTCAGGCGTGTTCTGGGGCTATGTGGGCCTCGTGAGAGAAATCTGCGCGCGCATCAAGGCGGAACGAGACCGCCCGATGCGCGTCATATCGACCGGCGGGCTGGCGCCGCTTTTCCAGCAGGCTGAAGACCTCTTCGACGACTGGCGGGAAGATTTGACCATGCATGGTCTCACCGTCATCCATACGTACAATCTTGGCAGGAGCCAAAGCACATGA